AAACGAGCAATGTGTGCGCAAGTTTTGTTCTGGGATCTCAAGGAAGTAGACCCGACGTTTGTCTAGTGGTTCCGCGGGTGTGATCAACGTAGTAGCTGAACCATTTGGAAGAACGCCGGCCACTTTGATTTCATTTCCTTTCGCGTCTTTGATCACATAGGCTTCTGGCACCAGGGGCCTTTCCACATTGATCTCGGCCCAGATCAGGGTCTCGCTTTTCAATTCCGCGAGCAAAGGAATTTTGTCATTGCTCATCATAAAGACGAGATCGCTCCCCTTCACATTAGTGGACGCTGCTGCAGGGTCAAGCCATTCGCCATCATCAATCCTAAATTTGAATTTGGTATTGGGTTTCACGATGGCAAAGTCTGAATTATCAATGGTCAGCAACCACTGCTCACCCGTCTGCTTCAGTTTCCATTCCTCCGGATCCAGGCTTTGATCCCAGTTCCGGAACTCGCCGGTCACATATACTTGCTTTGGCTTCACCTGGTACAGGGCCTCATCGAAAATGAAGGTCAGCTTGTCGCCGAACACACCATATCCCTGTGTTTTTTGATCGCCAGTAAAAGATTGAGTAAAAGCTGTAAAAGCCCCAATCAACAAAAAAAAGGTCCAGAATTTTCGCATGAATTTCACCTTTGGGTTATCGGAAACGTTTCCGATGTAAACAATTGATAATCAGGGTTAAATATAAAATGAAACTACAATCAAGCAAGTAAATAAGGACATACCTTTTCGAGGATGCTTTCCGTCCTTTTGAAGCTTCAATGCCCGACCTTGCGTCCTGTCTCTAAAAGTATCTATCGTCTCTTTTCATATCACCCATAAAATAGCGCATAAATGCGTGAGCTACCGAACCCAAACATCGGACAAAGTGTAGTAACCTTGCTTAAATTAACACCCCATGCTCAAAGCCCTTTTTAAGGTATTATTCAATATTGGCAAGTGGAAGTTACTCGCTCCTGCTCCCAAGGAAGCCTTCAAATCAGTGATGATTGCGGCCCCACATACCAGTAATTGGGACTTTGTATACGCCATTTCTGCCATGGATCAGTTGGGCCTGGATCCGAAATTCACGATCAAGAAGGAAATGAACATTCCTATCCTCGGCGGCATGATCACGAACCTAGGTGCTCTATGGATCGATCGCAAGAAAGCCAAGGCCGGAGGTGGCTGGACCAAATACATGGCGACACTCTTCCCAACAGATGACAGTCCACTTACCGTGGTGGTTACACCGGAGGGCACCCGATCAAAAGTGGAGGAATGGAAATTGGGCTTTTACTATACAGCACTAGAAGCCAATGTGCCCATCTGCTGCTCCTTCATGGACTATGAAAAGAAAACGTGTGGCATTGGTATGTGCTTCATGCCTACTGGGGTACTCGAAGATGACATGAAAACCATCATGGATTTCTACAAGGACTTTCAGGGTAAGTTCCCAGAGAATTTCAGCCTGGATGTGCGTTTCCGATAGGAATTCACATCCTCGATAGACCTTCTCCAAAGTTTACTGTATTTTCAGGAGTAAATTGCCTGAGATGCACCGGACCTTCCTTTTCCTTCTGATTTTCATCAGCGCTTGTACGAACAATACAGAACAACACGATAGGAATAGCGAAGCAGGCAACATGGAATTGGAGCATGCTACTTCCAGTCTTACGTTTCCGCTGGATTTCCCTATTTCTGACCTTTCTAAACTGATCAATAAATCCCTCCCAAAAGTCCTGCTGGACGATACGCTCAACATCAAGAAGGGTTATGTCACTTTGAAAGTCGAGCCGATCGGGAAAGCAATGTTGGCTTCCTACAGCAATAACCTTGACGTGTCGATCCCGATGAAGGTCACTGTGGGGGTACAGAAGAAAGTACTGGGTATGAAATTGAAGAAGCCCATCAAAGTCAAACTTCGGGCCGACATGAACACAAAACTGGCCGTGGATGAAAACTGGAACTTGAGCGCAACTTGTCGCATCCAACAAATCCATTGGATAGAGCCTCCAAAAGTGAAAGTATTAGGCGTGGCAATCAATCTGCAGAAACCGGTGGATAAAAAACTAAAAGCCAAGGCTCCGGTCATTGAGGACGCGGTTTGTGAGGCAGTGCAAAAGCTGGTGCCATTGAAAAAGCAAGTCAATAAAATATGGGGACTGCTCGGGAATACGCATCGCGTGAGTAAAAAGCCTATCGATATTTGGCTCACCAGTCAGCCCAGTTTTTTATCTGCACACTTTTCAAAAGATGTGGCTGATACCCTTCGCGTGATTGTCCATACTGAATCTGATCTTTACATTACTCCCGAAAAAGGAATCAACTCACAGAGGCCCCCACTACCTAAAAACGCACAAATAGCACTCGAAGACGAAAATAAGCTGGATGTGAAAGTGGATGTTTTTCTTCCGTACGACCAAGTCAATGAAATCCTCCGATCAAAACTGGATGGCAAGAAGTTTTCGTATCAGGGAGCAGCAGTACAGTTGACCCATTTCAATGTGAACACTGCCCGGGAAAAGCTACACCTCCAATTTGATGTGACTGGAACAGTGGATGCGCAGATCAATGCATACGCACTCCCCAAGTTGGGTCCGGATCATAGTCTCATCATTGATGAGATCGAATATGACATCACCAGCGATAATCAACTGATGAATTTGGCCAAATGGATTGCCGACAATCGGTTGACGGAATTTCTGGTAGCTCACTCGACTATCCCACTATCTCAGGTGCTCGATGAACTGGACGTCAAAATCATGGAAGCTTTGAATGATTCGAAAGTGGGTGGAAAAGTCAATGTGGATCTGGCATTCTCAGACATCTCTTCCTATGAGCTGGTTTTTTCTGAAGAAGGTCTACAATGGATCTTCGATGTGGATGGCAATGCCCATGCCTATCTGACGGAACATTTGGTTAAGTGAGTGTTATTAAGAGCGTCATACTGGGCGCCCGACCAGGGTCTTTCTCAACCTTTATTTCGAAGGAGGTTGAGAAAAGGCTGGACGCCCGGTTAGGGTATCTCTTTTGACGCTTTTTATCGGACCTACTCTCTTAAAACCTTCATTACCTGCTCTCCCGCAGTAGTTCTGGTGATCAACAGCAGCTGGCCTCGTGCCAATGTAGACACATCCAGTTCAATGAGGTTGATTCCTCTGGACAGGTTCACTTTTTGTTTCAGGAGTGTTCGCCCGGTTAAATCTGTCAGTTCCAACTCGACTTGTTCCTCCGAGGCAGCAGTCATCCTTACTTTCAGCACATTTTCAACTGGGTTAGGGTAGATCTCCATGTTATTTTCGAAGACTTTTTCTATTGCCGGTGTAGTTTGAGTTACCACTTGTCTTGCAGCAACGGCAAGCAGTCCTCCATCGTAGTTCTCGAACAATTGTGCTCCTTTTTGTGCCAGGAACAAGAAGGTTTTTCCGCTTCCGACACTGACATCACTATCAATCGTGGCATCTTCTCCCACACCACGCAAAGTCCAGGTACGATTCGCCGGTGCTACAAATTGCAGCCCCACTTGCTGATCAGCTGGCACGTTGTGAATGGTCGCGATACCATTCGCATCCGAACGTGCTTCTCTGATCTTAGTACCATCACTTCTGATCAATTTCACCGTCACGCCGGCAACACCTGATTCTCCTGTATCTTGCAAGCTATTGTCATTGGCATCATTCCAGACAAATGCCTGTACTGTTCCAGGAGTCCATACGCCCGCATCAAAATCCTCAATGGATTGCTGTCCGCGATTGGGCTTGAACTTGAAGGTAAAACCTGGTCCACGACTGACATCACTATCCATCGTTCCATCGGCACCTTCTTCTCGGAAAGTGAAATTATGATTGGCCGGACGGACCACTTGCAGCTTGGAGAACTTGTCCGCGGGTACGCCTTTTAAGATCACCTGGCCGTTGGCATCTGTTCTCGCTTCACGGATTTTGGTATCATCCTCACGCAAGAGTTTGACCGTAACATTTGGAACACCCGGCTCATCAGCATCCTGGATGCCGTTACCGTCCTGATCGTCCCAGACATATGAGGTAACCGTACCTGGTGACCATAATCCTGCGTCTGCCAAATCGTAAACTTGCCCCCCTGAAGAGGCCCGAAATTTATGGGATAATCCATCACTGCGATGCGCATCACTGTCTTTAGCCTCATCCTCTCCCTGATTCCTCAACGTATAGTCATGATTGGCCGGTCGAACCACCTGTAAGCGAACCTTTTGATCCGCGGGCACGCCTGTGAGGGTCACCAATCCATTTACGTCCGTTCTTGCTTCCCTGATCTTCGTTCCATTTTCGCGTAAGAGTTTCACGGTCACATTTTGTATACCCGGTTCTCCAACATCCTGCATACCATCACCGTTGAGGTCGTCCCAAACGAAAGCCTGTGCTTGCCCCGGAGACCACAGTCCCGCATCATTCAAATCATGCAATTGATTCCCTGAGATCGCTCGGAATTTTGGGGTGCGACCATTTTTCCGATTGGCATCACTGTCCAACTCCTCATCTACCTCATTTAAACGCAGGGTAAACCGATGATTTGATGGTCTTACCACCTGAAGCCTCACTGCCTGATCTGCAGGAACTCCCGTCAATGTGACCAATCCATCACTATTGGTTCTGACCTCACGGATCTTTGTTCCATTGGATCGGAGCAATTTGACCGTGACATTTGCCACACCTGGCTCATCTACATCCTGCAATCCATCACCATTCAGGTCATCCCAAACATACGCTTCTGCAGTTCCCGGAGACCACAATCCCGCATCAAAGGATTCATAAACTTGTTGCCCGGAAGTGGCTCTGAATTTCGGAGTGCGGCCATTGTTTCGGTTCGCATCACTATCCAATGCTTCATCCATTTCTTCTAATCGTATGGTGAATCGGTGATTGGAAGGACGTACCACGTTTAATCGAACCGCCTGATTAGCAGGTACACCAGTGAGTGTTGCTACTCCTATCGAATCAGTCCTCACTTCCCGGATTTTGGTACCATTTGATCTCAGTAGTTTCACCGTAACGTTTGCAATCCCAGGTTCCTCCGAGTCCTGCAAACCATCGCCATTCAAATCATCCCATACAAAAGAACGAACCTCTCCCGGGGACCAGAGTCCGGCATCTACGCCGGTGTTCACTCCCTCCTCCAATCTAAATTTTGAAGTGATGCCATTGGAACGGTTCGCATCACTATTGATGGTTCCTATGACGTTTCGTAACGTATAATGATGATTATTGGGCAGCACATATTGCAATTTCACCTGCTGTCCTACAGCCAGGTCAAAGAACGCTACTAATCCATCTGCCTGCGTGCGTCTCTCACGAATCTTGCTATTATCAGATCGCAACAGTTTCACCGTAACATTTGGAATACCCGGCTCCCCTTCATCCAAATGGCCGTCACCATCCAAATCATCCCATACCTGTGTAAAAACAGCGGGTTTACCATTATTGGTATCATCTGTAGGATACTGATCTATGTCTTCGGGAATTCCGTCCTGATCTACATCATCTGTTTGCAGAAAAGAACCTGCTACATCGAATCGAAACTCCTCCTCGACGCAGCTGCCGTATAGCAGGGTAATCCTCGTATCGTAATCCCCATCGACATCAGCTGTAAAGGTCACCTCAAATGGCAGAGTCCCTCGAACAGGGATCGAATCCCCTATCGTAATTCCTGTCACTTTAAAATTGGCCGTGTCTGCTAAGGGCACAATGACATTGGTAAAGGCGATCGGGAATTGACTGGTATTGACTACTTCGTAGGTAAACGTTGTTGGGAGAGCCACTGATCCAAAATCGGTTCCATTAGACTCGACAGGCGTGGTTTTTTGCTCAATGGCTACACCATTTCCTGAAACTGCGATCTGAGGTAAAATCAATTCAGGTGCACAAGCCGCAGGCTCCGTCAGACGGGGGCCATAATTGATCGCTCCTATAAAAGGAGAACTCACGGCGTAATTGCTTCTGCCTTCGAGAATATTGCCACTGATCGAGCTGATTCCTGCATCATTGTCCACAAAATTGTTTTGGAATATACCTGCTCCGGTATCATTTTCACGTAAGTGGATACCCACTTCATTCCCCACAAATGAATTGCAGTTGGCAATGAAATCTGGGCTATTTTGGCGCATGCTTATCCCAAAGCGATTGTAGTAAAAACTGGAATTCAAAACCCTAAGTCGGATCACATTGATGGCCTCTATCCCGATCCCGTCCCGGTTACAACTGCTCCGGGAGAAATCTAAATTATCCACCGTGTAATGATTTCCATTGGTCAGGTAAAGACAAGTACCTAAAGGGTCGATGGATGAGAAAATACCATCGGGGATCACGATATGATGCCCTGGATCAGAGCCATCTCCGATGATCACCTGATTGTCCTGCCCCGGATTCACGCCGCCAACACCTAAAACCAACTGACACAATGCGCCACCCCATAAGTTTTCATCGATACCTCGCTCCAAAAGATCCCTGGTAGATAAGCTGAACGCACCATTGGTCCGGTTGGAACCGGAATTACGAAAATCGTTCTGCTTCACATACGGAAAGGCACCTGAAGTCAGGACCAATCCCTGGTCGAGGTAGCTAAAGTCATTGCCCACGATTCGAATGCTGTCACACAATCCGGCGCGAATACCACCGCGTCCTGTTTGAATGGTTTTACTTCGGAAGAAGTTGACACTGTTGACTTCCAGATTGGCAACCCGACTGAAGGATAATAAATAAGCATCTGAACCACAGGTTGCGGAAACCGAATCAGGGATCACAACATGTGCACTTCCAGAATTACCATCATCAATTAGAAGGCTACTCGTAGAAGAAGTCACCAATTCCATGCGGATTAGCGTGTTACATAATGCCCCACCCCAGAAGTTTCCGATTACTGAGCCCGGAGCCAGGTCATCCACAGATAAGAGTCGCAAGGCCGGACTGTTTTCATCTTTCCCGGCATTCCTAAAGTTGTTGCGTCTGATGACAGGATTAGTTCCTACTCCGATCAAACAACCATTGTCGAGGTAGCTAAAGTCATTGTCTTCGATGATGCAACTGTTACAATTATCAACAATCACCCCAATACCGGCACGAGTAATCGTGCTTCGATTGAAGTTCACTCCACGAACCGTGACCTGATCCGTGTCCTTGATCCGAAGTAATGCATTAGCCGTTCCCGAACCAATCGAGGAGGTTGAACTGATTTGCACATGTGCTGAGACATCACCCTCATTCCCGACAATCAGTCTTGCAGCATTGTTCGCTCTTGATCCTTGCATCCAAAGGAAGGAATTGCTTTGTATTCCACCCCAGACATTACCGGTAATGGCGCCAACAGCAAGGTTTGAGCAGCCCTGACAATTCAAAGCAGGTTCTGAAGAAGAGAATCCGGAGTTGGTGAAATTATTTTCGGTAATACTGACTTCAGAAGTATTCGACAATTCTAAGCCTGTCACCAAATGACTGAAATCGCAATTCAAGAAAATACCACCTGTACTGCCTTCAAATAATACTCCTTTTCCTGCTTGTGTGGTAGATCTGGTGAGTGTCAGACCATCGATGGTCACCTCAGGACAATCTGAAACTCGGATGAGGAAGTCTCTTTCTATAGAACACGTCTCGCTCACACCATCGGGTATTTCAATCACGCCTCCGCTAAAACTGCCATCATTAAAAAGTAACCTACCTGATGCTGCTGTACACTGATTCATCCAGAACAGCGAATTACAAAGAGCTCCACCCCAGGTATTGCCAGTCACCGCACCTACTTCAAGGTTCGTACAATTTTCCAGATAGAGGGCAGGTTCTGCTGAACTTTTCCCTGCATTCAGGAAGATATTATTTCGAACACCGACTCTTGAAGAGCTTCTGGCAAATACACCGATATCCGTAAATCCAAAGTCACAACTCTCGACAATACAAGTACTACAATTTTCCAGTTTTAAACCAAAACCGCTGCGAACTGTTGTGCTCCGAGAAAACTTAATCCCTGCGACCGTGACGTTATCACAATCACGGATTTGACCCAGATAGCCTGTACTTCCAGCGGTCTCAGCAGATTTATCAGGGATAATCAAATGCGGATTCCCAGAACTGCCATTGTTGATCAAGATGCTTCCGGTGGCAGAGGAAACACTGTGCAGACAGAAGAAGGCATTGCTTTTAGAGCCACCCCATATGTTGCCTGTCACCGCTCCCACTCGCAAAGCAGTTACAGATGTTAAGCGCAGAGCTGGGTGATCATCATCAGTTCCACAATCTCGTAGGTCATTATTCCGAACTATCGGATCAGTACCGCCATTGATGTCGACGGCAATGCTCAAATTACTGAACGTACAGCTTTCTATCACTGGTTCTATACAAGCGTCGCAGCGGATACCTGTTCCCAATTGGCCTCCGAAGCCCGTAAAGCCAATGCCTTTGATCATGACTCCCGTGGCACTAGTGATCTGAATGGCCGTGTTACCCGAGAAAGATAAATTTACCGAGCCCGGACCGCCTGGAGCTCCGGTAGCATCTATGGTACACGTTTCTACAATCGCAGGAAGTGTGGACGTTAAATTGATGGTCCCACTGATATTGAAAAAGATCTTGTCGGGCCCCAAGCTTCCATTACAATCCAGGATCGCTTGTCTTAAGGAGCCTGGACCGGAATTGTTCAAATTGGTTACGAAGTAAGTGGTCCCATCTCCAGGGATATCATTGATGGTAATCGAAATGACTTGAGTAATGGAAACACCACCAACCGTAGCAATGATCTCACATTCATAGACATTATCTCCATCACCATCCTGGGCGCGTTCAAAATCCGGTGGCAAGTTGAAAATCAACTCGCCTGTTACCGGATCTATCGAGCAAAATGATTCATCTAATCCTGTTCCCAGAGAATAAGTTACCGAACCGGAAGCACCTAAAACTGATGCAGTGTATATCACATCTTCTGTGTTCTCATCTACAGACACGGTAGTTCCAGATGAGAAGGAAAAAGGACATTCCTCAATATCTCCGGTAAATATCCAATTGTAGGTATCGATCAGTGACTGTCGTTCACTACTTGCCGTACAATACTTCAAGCCAACAACTCCAATATTGATACCCACTTGCAAGGAAGTACTAGAAGTCCACCCGATGATCGTGCGGTCGTAGTTCTCGGTAGAAAGTCCACAGTCATCAAACATGTTGGTCATGTTACTCACCAGATTGATATTCCAGCTTCCAAGGTCTTGATCAAATACGTCCGCCCTGCTAAACATCCCATCCATCCGCGTGACCAGTGATACATTCCAACTACCAATATTTTGATTGAACGCTCTGGCTCCCTGAAACATCCCATCCATCCGAGTTACATTGGAAACGTTCCATGAGCTTATGTCCTGATCAAAGAACACGGCATTTAGAAACATGTTGTTCATGTTAGTTACACTTCTTACATCCCAGGCACCGACAGGCTGGTTAAAATCTCCGGCTCCGTTGAACATGCCACTCATGCTTCGTACACTCGAAACGTCCCAACCACTGATGTCCTGATTGAAAACCGGACAACCTCTAAACATATTATTCATGGAAGTCACCTGACTAACATTCCACGAGGCAATCGATTGATTGAAGGTTGTCGCACCAAAGAACATACTCCCCATTCCGGTGACGCTACTCACATTCCACCTACTGATATCCTGATTGAAAGCCCTTGCCTGGAAAAACATGTTTGCCATCGCTGTGACATTGCTGACTTCCCAGCTTCCAATATCAATATTGAATGCCCATGCCTCACTAAACATCGATGACATATTGGTACATCCAGATACATTCCAGGAACTAATGTCTCCATTAAAGGCCCTGGCTTTGGTGAAAGTCTGAGACATGTTCGTCACCTGACTGGTGTTCCAGCTATTGAGGTCTTGATTGAACAATTCACACCCTTGAAACATTCGCTGCATATTGGTAACATGGCTTACATCCCAATCGTCCATCGGGGAATTCATCACTTTACAATTCAAGAACATGGTCTGCGTAGAAAGCACCTGTGAGAGATCAGGTACATCCAAGGCATTGATTACCAAATTCTCACACCCAGAAAAGGCATTCCACATGGAAGTCCATTGGATGTCACCCCATTGTTCAATACTCAACAGTTTAATGGCCTCTGGTCCATTGTTAAAAACGATCCTTGGGAATGATCCTATGATACTTACGGTATATACCCCTGCTACGGCATAGGCATGGCTGATTTCACCTGTTACTCCAGTATTGGTGATCCCATCTCCCCAATCCACCGTATAGTTGTAAGTAGTGAGGTTGACATTGATTGGAATGGTGATCGTAAGGTCCGGATCAGTGACATCCCACGTGGTGATGAATGCACTTGAAGACTCTATGACATCCTCAATGGTAATCGTCAGTGTAAAGCTTACCCGATCTCTTTGGTCTTCCGCGATCACTTCCAGGATGTAGACATTGTCCCCATCAGCATCTTCCGGATTCTCGAAATCCGGGGAATTCAAAAAGGTAATCTTACCCGTATCAGGATCGATGCTACACAATGCTGCATCATTCCCGTTACCCAGAGAAAAGGTTACTTGGCCAAAGTTCTCCGTGACAGTGGCTGTATAGAAGACTCCTTCGACATTTTCCTGCACCGTAGTGTCACTGACTGATGTAAAGAACAATGGACAATCCTGTGAATCCCCGGTGATATTCCAACCGTAGGTGTCGATAATGCTTTGTCGTTCCGTACCAGCATTACAATACCTTAACCCTCCAGCACCCAAAGTCACATTGGATTGTAAGTTGAGTTGAGACCAACCAATCAAGGTACTGTCGTAGTTGGCGACAGAGATACTGGTCGTGGAGAACATGGCCACCATGCTGGTCACACTACTGATGTCCCAATTGCCCAGGCTAAAATTGAAAGCATTGGCACTGGCAAACATTTCATCCATTCTGGTCACCTGACTAACATCCCAGTCCCCGATATCCTGATTAAAGGATCGGGCTTGCCAAAACATTTCCCACATGGTAGTAACCGAAGAAGTGTTCCAATCAGAGACGTTCCCATTAAAGGCCGCAGTACGAGCAAATAGATCGTTCATATTTTCAACCTTACTGACATCCCATGAATTCAAGTCCTGATCAAAGACGCTGGCTTCATCGAACATTTGACTCATATTGGTCACATTACTGACATCCCAGGCATCCATGGGCTGATTAAAAACAGGGGCATTTTTGAACATCCTGTTCATATCGGTGACGTTGCTCACATCCCAGCCACTGATGTCCTGGTTGAATGCCAGGCAATTGGTAAACATCCCGGCCATCCTGGTGAATCCTGACGTATTCCAGTTTCCTATGGGCTGATCAAATACCTCGGCGCCACCGAACATACCAGAACCATTCACTACTCCTGAAAGGTCCCAATCTCCAATCGGTTGATTAAAAACTTTGGCC
This DNA window, taken from Cytophagales bacterium, encodes the following:
- a CDS encoding 1-acyl-sn-glycerol-3-phosphate acyltransferase, whose translation is MLKALFKVLFNIGKWKLLAPAPKEAFKSVMIAAPHTSNWDFVYAISAMDQLGLDPKFTIKKEMNIPILGGMITNLGALWIDRKKAKAGGGWTKYMATLFPTDDSPLTVVVTPEGTRSKVEEWKLGFYYTALEANVPICCSFMDYEKKTCGIGMCFMPTGVLEDDMKTIMDFYKDFQGKFPENFSLDVRFR
- a CDS encoding BspA family leucine-rich repeat surface protein; the protein is MFDTLRQFRSALRAFLLIFIIVINDQISFAQATIPFVTTWEVDASDLSITLPLSVDPFAILPELNYNVDWGDGTTASGLTAFGEHTYASPGTYTVSVTGSFTRISMNTGDAQDDQDQLISVDQWGNAPWSAMGSAFANCSNLEINALDAPDLTNAENMANMFLNCIAFNQSIDHWDVSTIEFMNSTFSGARAFNQPLNSWDVSSVSEMSSMFFLAQAFNQPLDAWDVSRVEKMGAMFRSATTFNQPLDTWQVGNVQFMGQMFRDAEVFDQDLNSWDVSSVTGMSNMFSRAFAFNGAIGQWDMSNVESTSGMFNQASGFNQPIGNWNMSKVTSISSMFANATAFDQPIGNWDVSAVTNMNSTFRGAAAFSQDISSWNVSNVTNMASMFSRASAFNQPLNSWQVGNVTTFSAMFQLASAFDQDLNSWDVSQATRIDIMFDRATAFNGYISSWNTANVDRMRDMFFQARAFNQDITNWDVSKVTTMNRMFQGANAFDQNLGSWDMSTVSDVDAMFAGNAMTVSNYDSTLIGWSQQTLQPNLRFAAAGLEYCNGEDARQKIIDDFNWEVIGDSRKCPLNFISSTDTTFAENSEAVVYVAVAIDNFNRPRYSLGNTNDEALFRINEDTGELFFLSAPDFENPLDADGDNVYVVEIIADDTREIISLTLNITVEDVNEAFADAFITTWQVDTDDLTITLPLAVQVNSGDVLNFDVDWGDGTIDVGLTASGVHSYTSPGTYTVRVIGTFTAIFMNSSESRDDADKLLSIEQWGSVSWYTMGSAFRGCVNMVINAIDAPDLSRVENMANMFYGCEALNQPIGHWDVSNVRFLNSTFQNAVNFNQPLDTWDVSRVEQFTSMFFNATAFNQPIGNWNMSSATNLGAMFREAHSFNQPLDNWDVSNVTNMNQLFRGALAFNQDLNSWDVTSVIGMVSMFDRAESFNGAIGQWDMSKVQGIGGMFAQAKVFNQPIGDWDLSGVVNGSGMFGGAEVFDQPIGNWNTSGFTRMAGMFTNCLAFNQDISGWDVSNVTDMNRMFKNAPVFNQPMDAWDVSNVTNMSQMFDEASVFDQDLNSWDVSKVENMNDLFARTAAFNGNVSDWNTSSVTTMWEMFWQARSFNQDIGDWDVSQVTRMDEMFASANAFNFSLGNWDISSVTSMVAMFSTTSISVANYDSTLIGWSQLNLQSNVTLGAGGLRYCNAGTERQSIIDTYGWNITGDSQDCPLFFTSVSDTTVQENVEGVFYTATVTENFGQVTFSLGNGNDAALCSIDPDTGKITFLNSPDFENPEDADGDNVYILEVIAEDQRDRVSFTLTITIEDVIESSSAFITTWDVTDPDLTITIPINVNLTTYNYTVDWGDGITNTGVTGEISHAYAVAGVYTVSIIGSFPRIVFNNGPEAIKLLSIEQWGDIQWTSMWNAFSGCENLVINALDVPDLSQVLSTQTMFLNCKVMNSPMDDWDVSHVTNMQRMFQGCELFNQDLNSWNTSQVTNMSQTFTKARAFNGDISSWNVSGCTNMSSMFSEAWAFNIDIGSWEVSNVTAMANMFFQARAFNQDISRWNVSSVTGMGSMFFGATTFNQSIASWNVSQVTSMNNMFRGCPVFNQDISGWDVSSVRSMSGMFNGAGDFNQPVGAWDVRSVTNMNNMFLNAVFFDQDISSWNVSNVTRMDGMFQGARAFNQNIGSWNVSLVTRMDGMFSRADVFDQDLGSWNINLVSNMTNMFDDCGLSTENYDRTIIGWTSSTSLQVGINIGVVGLKYCTASSERQSLIDTYNWIFTGDIEECPFSFSSGTTVSVDENTEDVIYTASVLGASGSVTYSLGTGLDESFCSIDPVTGELIFNLPPDFERAQDGDGDNVYECEIIATVGGVSITQVISITINDIPGDGTTYFVTNLNNSGPGSLRQAILDCNGSLGPDKIFFNISGTINLTSTLPAIVETCTIDATGAPGGPGSVNLSFSGNTAIQITSATGVMIKGIGFTGFGGQLGTGIRCDACIEPVIESCTFSNLSIAVDINGGTDPIVRNNDLRDCGTDDDHPALRLTSVTALRVGAVTGNIWGGSKSNAFFCLHSVSSATGSILINNGSSGNPHLIIPDKSAETAGSTGYLGQIRDCDNVTVAGIKFSRSTTVRSGFGLKLENCSTCIVESCDFGFTDIGVFARSSSRVGVRNNIFLNAGKSSAEPALYLENCTNLEVGAVTGNTWGGALCNSLFWMNQCTAASGRLLFNDGSFSGGVIEIPDGVSETCSIERDFLIRVSDCPEVTIDGLTLTRSTTQAGKGVLFEGSTGGIFLNCDFSHLVTGLELSNTSEVSITENNFTNSGFSSSEPALNCQGCSNLAVGAITGNVWGGIQSNSFLWMQGSRANNAARLIVGNEGDVSAHVQISSTSSIGSGTANALLRIKDTDQVTVRGVNFNRSTITRAGIGVIVDNCNSCIIEDNDFSYLDNGCLIGVGTNPVIRRNNFRNAGKDENSPALRLLSVDDLAPGSVIGNFWGGALCNTLIRMELVTSSTSSLLIDDGNSGSAHVVIPDSVSATCGSDAYLLSFSRVANLEVNSVNFFRSKTIQTGRGGIRAGLCDSIRIVGNDFSYLDQGLVLTSGAFPYVKQNDFRNSGSNRTNGAFSLSTRDLLERGIDENLWGGALCQLVLGVGGVNPGQDNQVIIGDGSDPGHHIVIPDGIFSSIDPLGTCLYLTNGNHYTVDNLDFSRSSCNRDGIGIEAINVIRLRVLNSSFYYNRFGISMRQNSPDFIANCNSFVGNEVGIHLRENDTGAGIFQNNFVDNDAGISSISGNILEGRSNYAVSSPFIGAINYGPRLTEPAACAPELILPQIAVSGNGVAIEQKTTPVESNGTDFGSVALPTTFTYEVVNTSQFPIAFTNVIVPLADTANFKVTGITIGDSIPVRGTLPFEVTFTADVDGDYDTRITLLYGSCVEEEFRFDVAGSFLQTDDVDQDGIPEDIDQYPTDDTNNGKPAVFTQVWDDLDGDGHLDEGEPGIPNVTVKLLRSDNSKIRERRTQADGLVAFFDLAVGQQVKLQYVLPNNHHYTLRNVIGTINSDANRSNGITSKFRLEEGVNTGVDAGLWSPGEVRSFVWDDLNGDGLQDSEEPGIANVTVKLLRSNGTKIREVRTDSIGVATLTGVPANQAVRLNVVRPSNHRFTIRLEEMDEALDSDANRNNGRTPKFRATSGQQVYESFDAGLWSPGTAEAYVWDDLNGDGLQDVDEPGVANVTVKLLRSNGTKIREVRTNSDGLVTLTGVPADQAVRLQVVRPSNHRFTLRLNEVDEELDSDANRKNGRTPKFRAISGNQLHDLNDAGLWSPGQAQAFVWDDLNGDGMQDVGEPGIQNVTVKLLRENGTKIREARTDVNGLVTLTGVPADQKVRLQVVRPANHDYTLRNQGEDEAKDSDAHRSDGLSHKFRASSGGQVYDLADAGLWSPGTVTSYVWDDQDGNGIQDADEPGVPNVTVKLLREDDTKIREARTDANGQVILKGVPADKFSKLQVVRPANHNFTFREEGADGTMDSDVSRGPGFTFKFKPNRGQQSIEDFDAGVWTPGTVQAFVWNDANDNSLQDTGESGVAGVTVKLIRSDGTKIREARSDANGIATIHNVPADQQVGLQFVAPANRTWTLRGVGEDATIDSDVSVGSGKTFLFLAQKGAQLFENYDGGLLAVAARQVVTQTTPAIEKVFENNMEIYPNPVENVLKVRMTAASEEQVELELTDLTGRTLLKQKVNLSRGINLIELDVSTLARGQLLLITRTTAGEQVMKVLRE
- a CDS encoding DUF4403 family protein; the encoded protein is MHRTFLFLLIFISACTNNTEQHDRNSEAGNMELEHATSSLTFPLDFPISDLSKLINKSLPKVLLDDTLNIKKGYVTLKVEPIGKAMLASYSNNLDVSIPMKVTVGVQKKVLGMKLKKPIKVKLRADMNTKLAVDENWNLSATCRIQQIHWIEPPKVKVLGVAINLQKPVDKKLKAKAPVIEDAVCEAVQKLVPLKKQVNKIWGLLGNTHRVSKKPIDIWLTSQPSFLSAHFSKDVADTLRVIVHTESDLYITPEKGINSQRPPLPKNAQIALEDENKLDVKVDVFLPYDQVNEILRSKLDGKKFSYQGAAVQLTHFNVNTAREKLHLQFDVTGTVDAQINAYALPKLGPDHSLIIDEIEYDITSDNQLMNLAKWIADNRLTEFLVAHSTIPLSQVLDELDVKIMEALNDSKVGGKVNVDLAFSDISSYELVFSEEGLQWIFDVDGNAHAYLTEHLVK